The Humulus lupulus chromosome 3, drHumLupu1.1, whole genome shotgun sequence genome window below encodes:
- the LOC133823306 gene encoding pentatricopeptide repeat-containing protein At1g80270, mitochondrial-like, whose protein sequence is MWALRRASVPLRNRGFGVRASRATFPGLKLQHKDGVSDSPDVTCDKCLSFKRSFHEKHDSANLYLVRRSLSSQAGAKSNGEEYDLEDGFSELETTDGAKAVRDTNVGDNCEDELISEPDLSDNEDHAEPSKDELEISDTEADFSEKAPYRKRVTSALFKAIVAAPGLSVSAALDKWVEEGDEIDRGEISLTMLNLRKLQMYGRALQFSEWLEASKRIELIERDYSSHLDLIAKVHGPEKAAKYIEKIPKSFRGELIYRTLLANYVKANNVKKAEEVFNKMKDLEFPITTFSCNQLLLLYKRTDKKKLADVLLLMEKENVKPSLFTFRLLIDTKGQMNDISGMEELLEKLKVQGFEPDIRIKSIAAGHYVSAGLKEKAEAVLKDMERGNLSENRRVCGDLLRIYALLGQADQVERIWKFCESNPWTAECIAAIEAWGKLKKIKEAEAVFEKMLQKVKRPSSKHYTVLLKVYADHKMMTKGKDLIKRMADDGCNIGPQTWDALVKLYLDAGEIEKADSILHKASQKNQVKPFFRTFMAVMDHYSKRGDVHNSEKIFHRMRQAGYIARLRQFQALVQAYINAKAPAYGIRERMKADNIFPNRDLAGQLVQVDAFRKTAASDLLE, encoded by the exons ATGTGGGCTCTTCGTCGTGCTTCTGTTCCTCTCAG GAATCGAGGATTTGGTGTCAGAGCTTCCAGAGCAACTTTTCCTGGTTTGAAGCTACAACACAAGGATGGTGTCTCTGATTCTCCTGACGTGACATGTGATAAATGTCTTTCTTTCAAGAGATCTTTCCATGAAAAGCATGATTCTGCAAACCTCTATCTAGTTAGACGGAGTCTTTCTTCACAAGCTGGTGCAAAAAGCAATGGAGAGGAATATGACTTGGAGGATGGATTTTCTGAACTTGAAACAACAGATGGAGCTAAGGCAGTTCGAGATACTAATGTTGGGGACAATTGTGAAGATGAACTGATTTCTGAACCAGATCTCTCTGATAATGAGGATCATGCTGAGCCCTCTAAAGATGAGCTGGAGATATCAGACACTGAGGCTGATTTTAGTGAGAAAGCACCTTATAGGAAGAGGGTTACTTCAGCATTGTTTAAAGCAATCGTTGCTGCTCCAGGTCTCTCTGTTTCTGCTGCTCTTGATAAGTGGGTTGAGGAAGGAGATGAGATAGATCGTGGAGAGATCTCATTAACCATGCTCAATCTTCGTAAGCTACAGATGTATGGGAGGGCCTTGCAG TTCTCCGAGTGGTTGGAGGCAAGCAAACGAATTGAACTTATTGAAAGAGATTATTCTTCTCACCTTGATTTGATTGCTAAAGTACATGGCCCTGAGAAGGCTGCTAAATACATTGAGAAGATTCCAAAGTCTTTTAGAGGAGAGTTAATATACCGAACCCTCTTGGCTAACTATGTCAAAGCCAACAATGTGAAGAAAGCTGAGGAAGTGTTCAACAAAATGAAAGATCTGGAATTTCCGATCACCACATTTTCTTGCAACCAGTTGCTGCTCCTGTACAAAAGGACCGATAAAAAGAAATTAGCAGATGTACTATTACTAATGGAGAAAGAAAACGTGAAGCCCTCACTCTTTACTTTTAGACTCTTGATAGATACTAAGGGTCAAATGAATGACATATCAGGGATGGAAGAACTTTTGGAGAAACTGAAGGTACAAGGTTTTGAGCCAGACATTCGCATAAAATCCATCGCAGCAGGCCACTATGTCTCTGCTGGGCTTAAAGAAAAAGCTGAAGCTGTTTTGAAAGATATGGAGCGGGGAAACTTAAGTGAGAATCGTAGGGTTTGCGGAGACTTGCTTCGAATTTATGCATTGCTTGGACAAGCTGATCAAGTGGAGAGGATTTGGAAGTTCTGTGAGTCAAATCCTTGGACTGCAGAGTGCATTGCGGCAATTGAAGCTTGGGGAAAGTTGAAGAAAATCAAAGAGGCTGAAGCTGTTTTCGAAAAGATGCTACAAAAAGTGAAGAGGCCTTCTTCAAAACATTACACTGTGCTTCTGAAGGTGTATGCAGATCATAAGATGATGACAAAGGGTAAAGATCTTATTAAACGAATGGCGGATGATGGTTGCAATATTGGCCCACAGACATGGGATGCACTTGTGAAACTCTATTTGGATGCCGGAGAGATAGAAAAGGCGGACTCTATATTGCATAAGGCTTCTCAGAAAAACCAAGTGAAGCCGTTTTTTAGGACTTTCATGGCTGTCATGGATCACTATTCAAAGAGAGGTGATGTTCATAACTCAGAAAAGATCTTCCATAGAATGAGACAGGCAGGTTATATAGCTAGACTTCGTCAGTTCCAAGCACTTGTTCAGGCATACATAAATGCTAAGGCGCCGGCATATGGGATTAGGGAAAGAATGAAAGCAGATAATATCTTCCCAAATCGAGATCTGGCCGGACAATTAGTACAGGTTGATGCATTTAGGAAGACAGCAGCATCTGATTTGCTTGAATGA